The proteins below come from a single Papaver somniferum cultivar HN1 chromosome 11, ASM357369v1, whole genome shotgun sequence genomic window:
- the LOC113325088 gene encoding serpin-ZXB-like — protein MDIALGLLASGASGDTLKQLIEFLNCESLDTLNSSHSQLIDMLGETQTGSKSIDTLNSSDSELKEMLGEIRTGPEPAGPKLSFVGGVWVSSFSALKPSFQEVAHAVYKAEAENVDFANKSEEVLKKVNKCAEKETDGLIRNLLPAHAVNHLTLLILANALYFKGSWKQYQFEPSLTKMSKFYLLNRKKSVDVPFMSSSWRKQYVNCYDSFKVLRLPYYRNWKSLSYFSMYIVLPEQHDGLGKLIEKWFQQKNSRFPKFKIRFDFEAKSVLQKLGLVLPFDKYKAELTEMVNLDRKDKLHVDEVYHKCFVEIDEVGTEAAASTSVIWNVESAIRSPTPPPPLPVDFVADHPFMFIIREKESGAVLFMGHVLNPLSD, from the exons ATGGATATTGCTCTTGGGTTATTAGCTTCTGGAGCAAGTGGTGATACCTTAAAACAATTAATAGAGTTCCTCAATTGTGAAAGCCTCGACACTCTAAATTCTAGTCATTCTCAACTCATCGACATGTTGGGAGAAACACAAACCGGATCTAAAAGCATCGACACTCTAAATTCTAGTGATTCTGAACTCAAGGAGATGTTGGGCGAAATACGAACCGGACCTGAACCTGCAGGTCCTAAACTTTCTTTCGTCGGTGGAGTTTGGGTCAGCTCCTTCTCAGCCCTTAAACCTTCATTCCAAGAAGTTGCCCATGCAGTTTACAAAGCGGAAGCTGAGAATGTGGATTTCGCAAATAAG AGCGAAGAAGTATTGAAGAAGGTGAACAAATGCGCTGAAAAGGAAACCGACGGATTAATTAGAAATCTCCTACCTGCCCATGCAGTCAATCACCTTACCTTGTTAATATTGGCGAATGCGCTCTATTTCAAAGGATCATGGAAACAATATCAGTTTGAGCCATCACTAACCAAGATGTCAAAGTTCTATCTCCTCAACAGAAAAAAATCCGTAGATGTTCCATTCATGTCATCGTCGTGGAGAAAGCAATATGTTAATTGTTATGATAGTTTCAAAGTACTGAGACTCCCTTATTACCGAAATTGGAAAAGCCTTTCATATTTTTCTATGTACATAGTTTTACCGGAGCAACATGATGGGCTCGGTAAACTTATTGAAAAG TGGTTCCAACAAAAGAATTCAAGATTTCCCAAGTTCAAAATTCGTTTTGATTTTGAAGCAAAAAGTGTTCTACAGAAGTTAGGACTAGTTTTGCCTTTTGATAAATATAAGGCAGAGCTGACTGAGATGGTGAACCTTGACCGTAAGGATAAGCTTCACGTTGATGAGGTTTATCACAAGtgttttgttgaaattgatgaAGTTGGAACCGAAGCTGCTGCTTCCACATCTGTTATTTGGAATGTGGAGAGTGCCATACGTTCTCCTACTCCTCCTCCCCCTCTTCCTGTTGATTTCGTAGCGGATCATCCATTCATGTTTATAATCAGAGAGAAGGAAAGTGGTGCAGTGTTGTTCATGGGGCATGTCCTTAATCCTTTATCAGACTAG
- the LOC113325089 gene encoding serpin-Z2B-like, whose product MDHKLKVNPPSFKTFGSSGSRFMMKSEQTKITNSCMTLAKDVWLGESKNGNLVFSPFSMDIALGLLASGATGETLNQILGFLNSESLSNLNSVHSQLIDMLGKTQTEPKLSFVGGVWVSSSLKPSFQQVAHAVYKAEAETVDFVNKSEEVLKKVNAWAAKKTNGLIQDLLPADAVNEKAKFILANALYFKGSWWQYQFKPSLTEMSKFYLLGGKESIEVPFMSSESWRYQYISCYKSFKVLRLPYFRRNMEIRQHFSMYVVLPMQHDGLRELIEEVSSDPAAFLDQYLPVIYKSVPTREFKVPKFKICFDFEAKSVLQEKGLVLPFDEYKAELTEMLDAYTGSTLHVDSNKEELTENIGNKLHVSKVYHKCFVEIDEVGTEAAASTAIIGQAYACCGPLPPPPPPVDFVADHPFMFIIREEQSGAVLFMGHVLNPSLN is encoded by the exons ATGGATCATAAACTGAAAGTAAACCCTCCTTCATTCAAGACTTTTGGATCGTCGGGAAGTAGATTTATGATGAAAAGTGAGCAAACAAAAATTACCAATTCATGCATGACACTAGCCAAAGACGTGTGGTTGGGAGAATCGAAGAATGGCAATCTTGTATTCTCTCCATTCTCGATGGACATTGCTCTTGGTTTACTAGCTTCTGGAGCAACTGGTGAAACCTTAAATCagatattagggtttctgaattctGAGAGTCTCAGCAATCTGAATTCCGTTCATTCTCAACTCATCGACATGTTGGGTAAAACACAAACCGAACCTAAACTGTCTTTCGTTGGTGGTGTTTGGGTCAGCTCCTCACTTAAACCTTCGTTCCAACAAGTTGCTCATGCAGTTTACAAAGCGGAAGCCGAGACTGTGGATTTCGTAAATAAG AGCGAAGAAGTGCTGAAGAAGGTGAATGCATGGGCTGCAAAGAAAACCAATGGATTAATTCAAGATCTCCTGCCTGCTGACGCAGTCAATGAAAAAGCCAAGTTTATATTGGCGAATGCACTCTATTTTAAAGGATCATGGTGGCAGTATCAATTTAAACCATCACTAACTGAGATGTCAAAGTTCTATCTCCTTGGGGGAAAAGAATCAATAGAAGTTCCATTTATGTCATCAGAGTCATGGAGATACCAATATATAAGTTGTTATAAGAGCTTCAAAGTACTAAGACTACCTTATTTTCGAAGGAATATGGAAATCCGTCAACATTTTTCTATGTACGTAGTTTTACCCATGCAACACGATGGGCTCCGTGAACTTATTGAAGAGGTGAGCTCTGATCCTGCTGCTTTTCTGGATCAGTACCTCCCAGTTATCTATAAATCGGTTCCAACAAGAGAATTCAAGGTTCCcaagttcaaaatttgttttgattttgaagcaAAAAGTGTACTACAGGAAAAAGGACTAGTTTTGCCTTTTGATGAATATAAGGCAGAGCTGACTGAGATGCTGGATGCTTATACTGGAAGTACCCTTCATGTTGATAGTAATAAAGAAGAGCTGACTGAGAATATTGGCAACAAGCTTCACGTTTCGAAGGTTTATCACAAGtgttttgttgaaattgatgaAGTTGGAACAGAAGCTGCTGCTTCTACAGCTATTATTGGGCAGGCATATGCTTGCTGCGGTCCTCTTCCTCCTCCCCCTCCTCCTGTCGATTTCGTAGCGGACCATCCATTCATGTTCATAATCAGAGAGGAGCAGAGTGGTGCAGTGTTGTTCATGGGACATGTCCTAAATCCTTCATTGAACTAG